In Mycteria americana isolate JAX WOST 10 ecotype Jacksonville Zoo and Gardens chromosome 5, USCA_MyAme_1.0, whole genome shotgun sequence, one DNA window encodes the following:
- the PTGR2 gene encoding prostaglandin reductase 2 — MIIQRVVLNSRPGKNGVPVAENFRLEQSTIADTIQAGQVRVRTLYLSVDPYMRCRMNEDTGSDYLLPWQLSEVADGGGIGVVEESKHHNLAKGDFVTSFNWPWQTLAILDGSLLQKLVPQLVNGRLSYFLGAAGITGLTALLGIKEKGHVTAGANQTMVVSGAAGACGSLAGQIGRLEGCSRVVGIAGTDEKCSLLVQEMGFDAAINYKKGNVAQQLCELCPGGVDVYFDNVGGDISDTVISQMNQNSHIILCGQISQYNKDVPYPPPLPPDIEKIQKERNITRERFLVLNYMDKQEASILQLCQWIQEGKLKVRETVVEGLANIGAAFQSMMNGGNIGKQIVSVSK, encoded by the exons ATGATTATACAGAGAGTAGTGCTGAATTCACGCCCTG gTAAGAATGGAGTGCCAGTGGCTGAAAACTTCCGACTGGAACAAAGTACAATAGCAGATACGATCCAAGCAGGACAAGTGCGTGTTAGAACCCTTTATCTCTCTGTGGACCCTTACATG CGCTGCCGAATGAATGAGGATACAGGCTCAGATTACCTCCTGCCCTGGCAGCTGTCTGAAGTTGCTGACGGTGGGGGCATTGGGGTTGTGGAGGAGAGCAAGCACCATAACCTTGCTAAAGGAGACTTTGTAACATCCTTCAATTGGCCCTGGCAGACACTGGCTATTCTAGATGGAAGCTTGCTACAAAAG CTTGTTCCACAACTTGTAAATGGACGCCTTTCCTACTTTCTCGGTGCAGCTGGCATCACAGGACTGACGGCTCTGTTAGGTATAAAGGAGAAAGGACATGTAACTGCAGGTGCAAATCAGACAATGGTGGTGAGCGGAGCAGCCGGTGCCTGTGGCTCTTTGGCTGGCCAG ATTGGCCGTCTGGAGGGCTGCTCTAGAGTGGTGGGGATTGCTGGCACAGATGAAAAGTGCTCCCTTTTGGTCCAAGAAATGGGGTTTGATGCTGCTATCAATTACAAGAAGGGGAATGTGGCACAGCAGCTATGTGAACTCTGCCCAGGCGGTGTCGATGTTTATTTTGACAATGTTGGTGGAGACATCAGTGATACGGTTATAAGTCAG ATGAATCAGAACAGCCATATCATCCTGTGTGGACAGATTTCTCAGTATAACAAAGACGTGCCTTATCCTCCTCCACTGCCTCCTGAcatagaaaaaatacagaaagaaaggaatatCACAAG ggAAAGATTCTTAGTGTTGAACTATATGGACAAACAAGAAGCTAGTATATTACAACTCTGTCAGTGGATCCAAGAAGGTAAACTGAAG GTCAGAGAGACTGTGGTAGAAGGCTTAGCAAACATTGGTG ctgctttccagtccaTGATGAATGGAGGCAATATTGGAAAACAGATCGTCTCAGTTTCTAAGTAA